The DNA region CGGGTCACCATGACCGCCAAGGGTCAGATGAAGGGCGTCAGCATCGACCCGTCCCTGATGGTGGCGGACGAGCGCGAGATCCTGGAGGACCTGATCGTGGCGGCCTGCAACGACGCCCGCGGCAAGGCCGAGGCGACCATGCAGGAGCGCATGGCCGAGCTGACCAAGGGCCTGCCCCTGCCTCCGGGCATGAAGCTGCCGTTCTAGGGAGCGCGGAAGCGGACTGGTCCCCAGACCGCGAGGGCGCCGTTGTCCCGGGGCTCGCGTAGCGGAACCCGGGATCCCGCCCCACCGGCCTGGCAAGGCCTCGCGCCGACCGTACGTCAGGATTCCGTGCTCGCCTGCGGCGCCCCGGAATGACGATGCGGTGAGGTGATATCGGTCTTCGAACCAGATTGGACGGGCGGCCCGGAGAGCCGCCCGTCCGATTCTCAGGCGGCGATCGCCTGCGCGGTGGGCCCGGCGGCGCGCACGTCGGCGTCGACATGGGCCTCGAACCGCTTGAAG from Methylobacterium sp. NMS14P includes:
- a CDS encoding YbaB/EbfC family nucleoid-associated protein, encoding MRDLMGIMKQAQAMQEKMANLQSEMDEIEVSGASGGGSVRVTMTAKGQMKGVSIDPSLMVADEREILEDLIVAACNDARGKAEATMQERMAELTKGLPLPPGMKLPF